One Cryptosporangium aurantiacum DNA window includes the following coding sequences:
- a CDS encoding DUF167 domain-containing protein yields the protein MTQRHDATGSTDRFVVPVRVKPGASRPRVGGSHHGPHGPALVVAVAARAVEGRATDAVIQAVAAAFGVRAAGVTLLAGRTSRDKLLALIPAPPDAEARLTALRDG from the coding sequence GTGACGCAGCGTCACGACGCTACGGGATCGACCGACCGCTTCGTCGTCCCCGTGCGCGTCAAGCCGGGAGCATCCCGGCCTCGCGTCGGTGGCAGCCACCACGGGCCACACGGACCCGCCCTGGTCGTCGCGGTGGCGGCTCGCGCGGTCGAGGGCCGCGCGACCGACGCCGTGATCCAGGCGGTGGCCGCCGCGTTCGGCGTCCGGGCCGCGGGCGTCACGCTGCTCGCCGGCCGGACGAGCCGAGACAAGCTACTCGCGCTGATCCCCGCCCCGCCGGACGCCGAGGCGCGGCTGACCGCACTGCGTGACGGTTGA
- a CDS encoding TraR/DksA family transcriptional regulator encodes MAEQAKATKDTPRRVAAKTGTRRTTRTAATGSGGAAEAPRTKSKAGGAAVAPDDGRSEELRSVLEARLQELTTEYDEAVVTLTDLQRSRVADGAGDDQADTGTKTFEREQELSLVHGLRERVQQVEHALARLAEGKYGSCERCGNPIPTARLEAFPSVTLCVSCKQIEERR; translated from the coding sequence ATGGCGGAGCAGGCGAAGGCCACGAAAGACACCCCTCGTCGGGTGGCGGCGAAGACCGGCACCCGCCGGACGACCCGCACCGCGGCGACGGGATCGGGCGGCGCGGCAGAGGCCCCGCGCACGAAGTCGAAAGCGGGCGGTGCCGCGGTGGCACCGGACGACGGTCGGAGCGAGGAACTGCGCAGCGTGCTCGAAGCGCGGCTGCAGGAACTCACGACCGAGTACGACGAGGCCGTGGTCACCCTGACCGACCTGCAGCGGAGCCGAGTGGCCGACGGTGCGGGCGACGATCAGGCCGACACCGGCACGAAGACGTTCGAGCGGGAGCAGGAGCTCTCCCTCGTCCATGGGCTGCGGGAACGGGTGCAGCAGGTCGAGCATGCGCTGGCGCGGCTCGCGGAGGGGAAGTACGGCTCCTGCGAGCGGTGCGGGAACCCCATCCCGACCGCGCGCCTCGAGGCATTCCCTAGTGTGACCCTGTGCGTGAGTTGCAAGCAGATCGAGGAGCGCCGCTGA
- the lspA gene encoding signal peptidase II codes for MRELQADRGAPLTRPADSDPRGAAPVDGQQPVDPDAPDPGTADHPADADPAATRADAAAPNGTGADPAIPAPADAAAPNGAGAGPATSTPADADATRAAADAAEGASPGPAAAEGSPGGVDSDPAAHERDGGLSEDAQETVAGPRTRRGRWLFALVALLTLAADVISKLVVVAKLEDTNRPPVEVLANVLYLVHTRNTGAAFSLGSGYTYVLTAIAVGVIVVIIRTARKLASTPWALALGLVLGGACGNVVDRLFREGGGVVDFLAVVDPFDPPWPVFNLADSALCVGVALIVVLELTGRRIDGSRATKAGRAQSKDD; via the coding sequence GTGCGTGAGTTGCAAGCAGATCGAGGAGCGCCGCTGACGCGGCCCGCTGACAGTGACCCCCGGGGCGCGGCGCCGGTCGACGGGCAGCAGCCCGTCGATCCCGACGCCCCCGACCCGGGGACAGCCGATCACCCGGCGGACGCGGACCCGGCGGCCACCCGTGCCGATGCGGCCGCCCCCAACGGGACGGGCGCAGACCCGGCCATCCCGGCCCCGGCCGACGCGGCTGCGCCGAACGGGGCGGGCGCAGGCCCCGCCACCTCGACCCCGGCCGACGCGGACGCCACTCGGGCCGCCGCGGACGCGGCCGAGGGTGCGAGCCCGGGCCCGGCTGCGGCCGAGGGTTCGCCCGGCGGTGTGGACTCTGACCCGGCCGCGCACGAGCGTGACGGGGGCCTGTCCGAGGACGCTCAGGAGACGGTCGCCGGGCCCCGGACGCGGCGAGGTCGGTGGCTGTTCGCGCTGGTCGCGCTCCTCACGCTCGCCGCCGACGTGATCAGCAAGCTCGTCGTCGTAGCGAAGCTGGAGGATACCAACCGCCCTCCGGTCGAGGTCCTCGCGAACGTCCTGTACCTGGTCCACACCCGCAACACCGGCGCGGCGTTCTCGCTCGGCTCCGGCTACACGTACGTGCTCACCGCGATCGCGGTCGGCGTCATCGTCGTGATCATCCGGACCGCCCGCAAGCTCGCCTCGACCCCCTGGGCCCTGGCCCTCGGGCTGGTGCTCGGCGGCGCCTGCGGCAACGTCGTCGACCGGCTGTTCCGCGAAGGCGGCGGGGTCGTCGACTTCCTCGCGGTGGTCGATCCGTTCGACCCACCGTGGCCGGTGTTCAACCTCGCCGACTCCGCGCTGTGCGTCGGCGTCGCGCTCATCGTCGTCCTCGAACTGACCGGTCGCCGGATCGACGGGTCGCGAGCGACCAAGGCCGGCCGGGCACAATCGAAGGATGACTGA
- a CDS encoding RluA family pseudouridine synthase, whose amino-acid sequence MTEVVRGEHRSLPIPDGLEGMRLDAALARLFGLSRTAAAGVIEAGDAYLDGAPAGKSDRVSGGAWLEVTLPAPAAPPSAAPEPVPGLRVVYADDHIVVVDKPVGVAAHPSPGWTGPTVVGGVAAMGYRISTSGAAERQGVVHRLDAGTTGLMVLATSERAYTLLKRAFKEREVSKVYHTLIQGHPDPSRGTIDAPIDRHPSSDWRFAVVAGGKPSITHYDTLEAFRAASLLEVTLETGRTHQIRVHFSALRHPCVGDLTYGADPTLAARLGLTRQWLHAMRLGFAHPDTGEWVEFTSEYPTDLQTALDRVRAES is encoded by the coding sequence ATGACTGAAGTCGTCCGCGGTGAGCATCGTTCCCTCCCCATCCCGGACGGGCTGGAGGGCATGCGCCTGGACGCCGCGCTGGCCCGCCTCTTCGGGCTCTCCCGCACTGCGGCCGCCGGCGTGATCGAGGCCGGGGACGCGTACCTCGACGGTGCCCCGGCGGGTAAGTCGGACAGGGTGTCCGGCGGCGCGTGGCTCGAGGTGACGCTGCCCGCGCCTGCCGCGCCACCGTCGGCCGCGCCCGAGCCGGTTCCCGGCCTGCGGGTCGTGTACGCCGACGACCACATCGTCGTCGTCGACAAGCCGGTCGGCGTCGCCGCGCACCCGAGCCCGGGCTGGACCGGCCCGACCGTGGTCGGCGGCGTCGCGGCGATGGGCTACCGGATCTCGACGTCCGGCGCCGCGGAGCGGCAGGGCGTCGTGCACCGGCTCGACGCCGGAACCACCGGCCTGATGGTGCTCGCCACCAGCGAGCGGGCCTACACGCTGCTGAAACGCGCCTTCAAGGAGCGCGAGGTCAGCAAGGTCTACCACACGCTGATCCAGGGCCACCCCGATCCGAGCCGCGGGACGATCGACGCGCCGATCGACCGGCACCCGTCCTCGGACTGGCGGTTCGCGGTCGTGGCAGGCGGCAAGCCGAGCATCACCCACTACGACACGCTGGAGGCGTTCCGGGCGGCGTCGCTGCTGGAGGTGACGCTGGAGACCGGCCGCACGCACCAGATCCGGGTCCACTTCTCCGCGCTGCGCCATCCCTGCGTCGGTGACCTGACCTACGGTGCCGACCCCACGCTCGCCGCCCGCCTCGGGCTGACCAGGCAGTGGCTGCACGCGATGCGACTCGGTTTCGCCCACCCCGACACCGGCGAGTGGGTCGAGTTCACCAGCGAGTACCCGACGGACCTGCAGACCGCGCTGGACCGGGTCCGCGCCGAGTCGTGA
- a CDS encoding GNAT family N-acetyltransferase, translating to MKTRAGSLWVTEVSHAELSAVFALRHDVFVVGQGVPAELERDADDETAVHVGAWEHDLNTPACAPLRLVGTGRLVGRPPAPGRIGRMAVRSDVRGGGVGTVVLRGLERAALRRGHPELVLHAQLHARGFYERAGYTAVGPQFEEAGIEHVEMRKALPVIRPVTDADSAGLIALIGTVWGEYPGCVLDVDAEEPWLRAPGSYYAANGGRMWVAELDGVLVGSVGIRPNAGADTAELKSLYVGAAARKHGLGEVLTSLVEDEAVRLGLRQLELWTDTRFADAHRFYARLGYTQLPGSRELHDLSNTVEYPFVKAFPYTADLAG from the coding sequence ATGAAGACGCGTGCGGGCTCACTCTGGGTGACCGAAGTGAGCCACGCCGAGCTATCGGCCGTGTTCGCGTTGCGTCACGACGTCTTCGTGGTCGGCCAGGGCGTTCCTGCCGAGCTGGAGCGAGACGCGGACGACGAGACCGCGGTGCACGTCGGGGCCTGGGAGCACGACCTGAACACCCCGGCCTGTGCGCCGCTGCGGCTGGTCGGCACCGGTCGGCTGGTGGGCCGGCCACCGGCACCCGGCCGGATCGGCCGGATGGCGGTCCGGTCCGACGTCCGGGGCGGCGGCGTCGGCACCGTGGTGCTGCGCGGGCTGGAGCGGGCAGCGCTCCGGCGGGGCCATCCGGAGCTGGTGCTGCACGCCCAGCTCCACGCTCGAGGCTTCTACGAGCGGGCCGGGTACACCGCGGTCGGGCCGCAGTTCGAGGAGGCGGGGATCGAGCACGTCGAGATGCGCAAGGCGCTTCCGGTCATCCGGCCGGTCACCGACGCCGACTCCGCCGGACTGATCGCGCTGATCGGCACGGTCTGGGGCGAGTACCCGGGCTGCGTTCTCGACGTGGACGCCGAGGAGCCCTGGCTGCGAGCGCCCGGCTCGTACTACGCGGCCAACGGTGGCCGCATGTGGGTGGCCGAGCTGGACGGGGTCCTCGTGGGCTCGGTCGGGATCCGCCCGAACGCCGGGGCCGACACCGCCGAGCTGAAGAGCCTGTACGTCGGTGCCGCCGCGCGCAAGCACGGCTTGGGCGAGGTGCTGACGTCGCTGGTCGAGGACGAGGCCGTGCGCCTCGGCCTCCGGCAGCTGGAGCTGTGGACCGATACGCGGTTCGCCGACGCCCACCGCTTCTACGCCCGGCTCGGCTACACCCAGTTGCCGGGTTCGCGCGAGCTGCACGACCTGTCGAACACCGTCGAGTACCCGTTCGTGAAAGCGTTCCCGTACACGGCCGATCTGGCCGGGTAG
- a CDS encoding MinD/ParA family ATP-binding protein: MGPSEPADRGEAVRRWRALLGRQRSRPRPMGVAQPLAPPLTPPPAQPAVAPPTTQPMTQHPLAPPPVVAPPQRAGDNFDFRPAPPDPGPPPPLVGTVPIPQAVEIIRADVGVPKAVAFINPKGGVHKTTATVLAAATLGSVRGGGVLAWDDNELRGTLGLRAGTARHARTVKHLIGDLTGVETAINAGQNLHEVLENYLRHASDGSFDVLAGDEDPRIARHLDPDTVRRLMRLLTAAYDIVCVDTGNNVESPNWKTVIEQSDRLVVTTLPREDAAFTADWMLDLLEEDGHADLVADAVTILSCPSPIRSPLLEELVEHFSHRTRAVAVIPYDPALESGSTIVFSQIADATRRAWLDACAALVQGWGR; the protein is encoded by the coding sequence GTGGGGCCGAGCGAGCCCGCCGACCGGGGCGAAGCGGTCAGACGCTGGCGCGCGTTACTCGGTCGGCAGCGGAGCCGTCCGCGTCCGATGGGCGTCGCGCAGCCGTTGGCGCCGCCGCTGACCCCGCCACCGGCTCAACCGGCGGTGGCCCCGCCGACGACCCAGCCGATGACCCAGCACCCCCTGGCGCCACCGCCGGTGGTCGCACCACCGCAGCGGGCCGGTGACAACTTCGACTTCCGACCGGCCCCGCCCGACCCCGGCCCCCCTCCGCCGCTGGTCGGCACCGTGCCGATCCCGCAAGCCGTCGAGATCATCCGCGCCGACGTGGGTGTGCCGAAGGCGGTTGCGTTCATCAACCCGAAGGGCGGCGTCCACAAGACGACGGCCACCGTGCTCGCCGCCGCGACGCTCGGCAGCGTGCGGGGCGGCGGCGTGCTGGCGTGGGACGACAACGAGCTCCGTGGCACGCTCGGGCTTCGCGCGGGCACCGCACGGCACGCCCGGACCGTCAAGCACCTGATCGGCGACCTCACCGGCGTCGAAACCGCGATCAACGCGGGTCAGAACCTCCACGAGGTGCTGGAAAACTACCTCCGGCACGCGTCCGACGGTTCGTTCGACGTGCTGGCCGGCGACGAGGACCCGCGCATCGCCCGGCACCTCGACCCGGACACGGTCCGGCGGCTGATGAGGCTGCTGACCGCCGCGTACGACATCGTCTGTGTGGACACCGGCAACAACGTCGAGAGCCCGAACTGGAAGACCGTGATCGAGCAGAGCGACCGGCTGGTGGTGACGACGCTGCCGCGGGAAGACGCGGCGTTCACCGCCGACTGGATGCTCGACCTGCTGGAGGAGGACGGGCACGCCGACCTGGTCGCGGACGCCGTCACGATCCTGAGCTGCCCCAGCCCGATCCGCTCACCGCTCCTGGAAGAGCTGGTCGAACACTTCTCGCACCGCACCCGTGCGGTCGCCGTGATCCCGTACGACCCGGCGCTGGAATCCGGGTCGACGATCGTGTTCTCACAGATCGCCGATGCCACCCGCCGGGCGTGGCTGGATGCGTGTGCTGCCCTCGTCCAGGGGTGGGGGCGGTGA
- a CDS encoding DUF2567 domain-containing protein codes for MRQDSPSSSDGVTTPPPASGPPETPGTSPGTAAQPSPLPSAPPVAPLPSAPPVAPLPPVPETLGSAPGTDLVPVPRRRHAGDEPEDPVALTPAALWTGLRASVSLRDLVAAVVLALLVAALGAVTGVLWAWIGPHVPVLMTANGPILAEYYGESAFGQQATFGGLALATGLLLGPIAYLARRWRGPILLLGLAVGCLAGAWVSWKVGIWVGRDEYESLLQHAAPGRTFSMPVKLNAFGLLFLEPLVAVLGYVVVAAWSRYPDLKVDPALNRAPGRHWGERPPDQ; via the coding sequence GTGCGCCAGGATTCGCCGAGCTCGTCGGACGGCGTGACGACACCGCCGCCCGCGAGTGGGCCGCCCGAGACGCCTGGTACGTCGCCCGGTACCGCGGCGCAGCCCTCGCCGCTTCCGTCCGCGCCGCCGGTGGCGCCGCTTCCGTCCGCGCCGCCGGTGGCGCCGCTTCCCCCGGTACCGGAGACGCTCGGCTCCGCGCCGGGCACCGACCTGGTGCCGGTTCCGCGTCGGCGGCACGCGGGCGACGAGCCGGAGGACCCGGTCGCGCTCACGCCCGCCGCGCTCTGGACCGGGCTGCGCGCGTCGGTGAGTCTGCGGGATCTGGTCGCGGCCGTCGTGCTGGCGCTGCTCGTCGCCGCGCTGGGCGCAGTGACCGGGGTGCTCTGGGCCTGGATCGGGCCGCACGTCCCGGTGTTGATGACCGCGAACGGGCCGATCCTCGCTGAGTACTACGGCGAGTCGGCGTTCGGGCAGCAGGCCACGTTCGGCGGGCTCGCCCTGGCGACGGGGCTGCTACTCGGGCCGATCGCCTACCTCGCCCGCCGCTGGCGAGGGCCGATCCTCCTGCTGGGGCTGGCCGTCGGCTGCCTGGCCGGAGCGTGGGTCAGCTGGAAGGTCGGCATCTGGGTGGGGCGTGATGAGTACGAGTCGCTGCTCCAGCACGCCGCGCCCGGCCGGACGTTCTCGATGCCGGTGAAGCTCAACGCGTTCGGCCTGTTGTTCCTGGAGCCGCTGGTGGCGGTGCTCGGGTACGTCGTCGTCGCAGCGTGGTCGCGTTACCCGGACCTGAAGGTCGACCCCGCGCTGAACCGCGCGCCCGGACGCCACTGGGGAGAACGCCCGCCGGACCAGTGA
- a CDS encoding LON peptidase substrate-binding domain-containing protein translates to MAETIPLFPLGTVLFPGVVLPLHIFEPRYRALVRDLMTAGPAARQFGVCAIRQGWEVGEGAVTALYEIGCTAELRQVHPYRDGRFDVVTAGRDRFRLLDVVPADGDVPYLRGRIERLPEADADARAGEEAEVLAAGVREVFARCRTLLHATLRAGEQTGDDETGQPILPALPLPSDPAMLSYLVGSAAPLTLDDQQSLLAIDDPVGRLRRQLRLLKREATMLSRLHAVPVPLAELRVGQSPN, encoded by the coding sequence GTGGCCGAGACCATCCCGCTGTTTCCGCTCGGCACCGTCCTGTTTCCGGGAGTGGTGCTCCCGCTGCACATCTTCGAGCCGCGGTACCGGGCACTGGTGCGCGACCTGATGACGGCCGGGCCGGCTGCCCGCCAGTTCGGCGTGTGCGCGATCCGGCAGGGCTGGGAGGTCGGCGAGGGCGCCGTGACCGCGCTCTACGAGATCGGGTGCACCGCCGAACTCCGGCAGGTGCATCCCTATCGGGACGGCCGGTTCGACGTGGTGACGGCCGGCCGCGACCGGTTCCGGCTGCTGGACGTCGTCCCGGCCGACGGGGACGTGCCGTATCTGCGCGGCCGGATCGAACGGCTCCCGGAGGCGGACGCGGACGCCAGAGCGGGCGAAGAGGCCGAGGTGCTGGCCGCGGGCGTCCGCGAGGTGTTCGCGCGCTGCCGGACGCTGCTCCACGCCACGCTCCGGGCCGGCGAACAGACCGGGGACGACGAGACGGGGCAGCCGATCCTCCCGGCGCTACCGCTGCCCAGCGACCCGGCGATGCTCTCCTATCTGGTGGGGTCGGCGGCGCCGCTCACGCTCGACGATCAGCAGAGCCTGCTGGCGATCGACGACCCGGTCGGACGCCTGCGCCGGCAGCTGCGGCTGCTGAAGCGCGAGGCCACGATGCTCTCCCGGCTGCACGCGGTGCCGGTGCCGCTCGCCGAGCTGCGGGTCGGTCAGTCGCCGAACTGA
- the hisD gene encoding histidinol dehydrogenase, with the protein MLTRIDLRGTAATRSAADLRGVLPRAALDVDSAVAQVRPVVEAVHSQGLPAVLDASRRFDGVEATGVRVPAEALAAAETGLDDAVRAALLESIRRARLVHADQRRTDVTTRVVPGGTVTERFVPVGRVGLYVPGGLAVYPSSVIMNVVPAQEAGVPALAVASPPQKEFGGLPHPTILAACALLGVEEVYAVGGAQAIAVFAYGLADAGNDAGPVEPVDIVTGPGNIWVTAAKRLLRGVIGIDSEAGTTEIAVLADDTADPVHVAADLISQAEHDPAAASVLVTASTALADAVDAEVVRQVAATKHVERVQAALSGPQSGIVLVDDLEQGLRVVDAYAAEHLEIQTADARAVAARVRNAGAIFVGAWSPVSLGDYCAGSNHVLPTGGCARHSSGLSVQTFLRGIHVVEYTEEALREVADHVTTLADAEDLPAHGAAVRARFR; encoded by the coding sequence GTGCTGACCCGAATCGACCTCCGCGGGACGGCTGCCACGCGCAGCGCCGCCGACTTGCGGGGCGTACTGCCCCGCGCCGCCCTCGACGTGGACTCCGCGGTTGCGCAGGTCCGTCCGGTGGTGGAGGCCGTGCATAGCCAGGGTCTACCTGCGGTGTTGGACGCTTCCCGGCGCTTCGACGGCGTCGAGGCGACCGGCGTCCGGGTGCCGGCCGAGGCCCTCGCGGCCGCCGAGACCGGGCTCGACGACGCGGTCCGGGCCGCGCTGCTGGAGTCGATCCGCCGCGCCCGTCTCGTCCACGCCGACCAGCGCCGCACCGACGTCACGACCCGGGTCGTGCCCGGTGGCACCGTCACCGAGCGGTTCGTCCCGGTCGGCCGGGTCGGGCTCTACGTCCCCGGTGGGCTCGCGGTTTATCCGTCCAGCGTGATCATGAACGTCGTCCCGGCGCAGGAGGCGGGCGTGCCGGCGCTGGCCGTCGCGTCCCCGCCGCAGAAGGAGTTCGGCGGCCTGCCGCACCCGACGATCCTCGCGGCCTGTGCGCTGCTCGGCGTCGAGGAGGTGTACGCGGTCGGCGGCGCCCAGGCGATCGCGGTGTTCGCGTACGGGCTGGCCGACGCCGGGAACGACGCCGGGCCGGTGGAGCCGGTCGACATCGTCACCGGCCCCGGCAACATCTGGGTCACCGCCGCGAAGCGACTGCTGCGTGGCGTCATCGGCATCGACTCCGAGGCGGGCACCACCGAGATCGCGGTGCTGGCGGACGACACCGCTGACCCGGTGCACGTCGCCGCCGACCTGATCAGCCAGGCCGAACACGACCCGGCCGCCGCGTCGGTGCTGGTCACCGCGTCCACGGCGCTGGCGGACGCGGTCGACGCCGAGGTGGTCCGCCAGGTCGCGGCCACCAAGCACGTCGAGCGCGTCCAGGCGGCGCTGTCCGGTCCGCAGTCCGGCATCGTGCTGGTCGACGACCTGGAGCAGGGGCTGCGGGTGGTGGACGCGTACGCGGCCGAGCACCTGGAGATCCAGACCGCGGACGCCCGTGCGGTGGCCGCGCGGGTCCGCAACGCCGGCGCGATCTTCGTCGGTGCCTGGTCGCCGGTCTCGCTCGGCGACTACTGCGCGGGCTCGAACCACGTGCTGCCCACCGGTGGGTGCGCGCGCCACTCGTCGGGCCTGTCGGTACAGACGTTCCTGCGCGGCATCCACGTTG